From Pelomicrobium methylotrophicum, one genomic window encodes:
- the dapC gene encoding succinyldiaminopimelate transaminase: MNPHLERLQPYPFQKLHALLQGASPNPAFRAINLSIGEPRHATPAFILEAATRALPSVAQYPTTLGQPALRQALADWIARRYALPGIDPQTQVLPVNGSREALFSFAQAVVDPTRPGATVVCPNPFYQIYEGATLLAGATPQFLNLLPENRFALDFEQLPDAVWRRTQLVYMCSPGNPAGNVMSLDEWRRLFELADRYGFVIASDECYSEIYFDALAPPLGALQAAYRLGRHDFRGLVVFSSLSKRSNVPGLRSGFVAGDARILERYLRYRTYHGCAMSPAVQAASLAAWRDESHVEENRRLYRAKFDAVVPLLAEPLGAARPDAGFYLWLRTPFDDVAFARLLYRDYNVTVLPGSYLAREANGLNPGRNFVRVALVAPLEECVEAAERIRRFVAEGRRETAAAR, encoded by the coding sequence ATGAACCCTCATCTAGAGCGCTTGCAGCCCTATCCGTTCCAGAAGCTCCACGCCCTGCTCCAAGGTGCAAGCCCCAATCCCGCCTTCCGGGCGATCAATCTGTCGATCGGCGAGCCGAGGCATGCCACGCCCGCTTTTATCCTGGAAGCGGCGACGCGGGCGCTGCCCTCCGTGGCCCAGTATCCCACCACTCTCGGCCAGCCCGCGTTGCGCCAGGCCCTCGCGGATTGGATCGCCCGGCGCTACGCGCTGCCTGGCATCGACCCGCAGACCCAGGTCCTGCCGGTCAATGGAAGCCGCGAGGCACTGTTCTCCTTCGCCCAGGCCGTGGTGGACCCCACGCGACCCGGCGCAACCGTCGTCTGCCCCAATCCGTTCTACCAGATCTACGAAGGGGCCACCCTGCTCGCCGGCGCGACGCCCCAGTTCCTCAACCTACTCCCGGAAAATCGCTTCGCGCTGGACTTCGAGCAGCTTCCCGATGCGGTATGGCGGCGCACCCAGCTCGTGTACATGTGCTCGCCGGGAAACCCTGCGGGGAATGTGATGAGCCTCGATGAGTGGCGCCGCCTGTTCGAGCTCGCCGACCGCTACGGCTTTGTCATTGCCTCCGACGAGTGTTACTCGGAAATCTACTTCGACGCGCTGGCACCACCGCTGGGCGCGCTGCAGGCTGCGTACCGGCTGGGTCGCCACGACTTCCGGGGGCTCGTGGTTTTCTCCAGCCTGTCGAAACGCTCGAATGTGCCGGGACTGCGCTCAGGCTTCGTGGCTGGCGACGCCCGGATTCTGGAGCGTTACCTGCGTTATCGCACCTACCATGGCTGCGCCATGAGCCCCGCCGTGCAGGCAGCGAGCCTGGCGGCGTGGCGCGACGAGTCCCACGTCGAGGAGAACCGGCGGCTCTATCGCGCCAAGTTCGACGCCGTGGTGCCGTTGCTGGCCGAACCCCTGGGGGCGGCCAGGCCCGACGCCGGGTTCTATTTGTGGCTGCGCACGCCCTTCGACGACGTCGCTTTCGCCCGCCTGCTGTACCGTGACTATAATGTGACCGTTCTTCCAGGCTCCTACCTCGCGCGCGAGGCCAACGGCCTCAACCCCGGACGCAACTTCGTCCGGGTCGCGCTCGTGGCGCCCCTCGAGGAGTGCGTGGAGGCGGCCGAGCGCATCCGCCGTTTCGTCGCCGAGGGACGCCGGGAAACGGCGGCCGCACGATAA
- the smc gene encoding chromosome segregation protein SMC, whose product MRLAHIKLAGFKSFVDPTHIPLPGQLVGIVGPNGCGKSNIIDAVRWVLGESRASALRGETMQDVIFNGSSERKPVSRASVELVFDNSLGKAGGQWSQYAEISVKRVIERNGESSYFINNIHVRRRDVQDIFLGTGLGARPYAIIEQGMISRIIEAKPEELRVFLEEAAGVSKYRERRRETELRLEDAQENLARVDDIRQELEKQLVRLEEQAQVAARYHELQERLRMAQALLWLLRKQEAAAGRERLEREIQRLETELQGEIARLRDAERHLEEARERHYSLSDAVHAAQGALYEANAEVARLEQQLQHLRESRSRLEHQISATRAQLEQHQGQLENARDALEHWQAERERAAGQVRARADRAEAEGRDLPVLEEAYRAAQERFAQAQRERMRAEQDRQVEQTHLTHAERVLEQLSARHQRLEEEQRALPRVDPEEAVRREQELAEIDAQIADRQAALARATEALPAAQATLEAARQQLQALEQRLTEVEARRAALEQLQRRLENNEKLTAWLRERGLDGQARLWQGIEVCAGWEDALEAVLRERLNAVALEALAEASHWSDDPPPGKLTCFERGGRPEEDAGRRADPTTLRSQVTCRDPRVAAALDDWLAGVYIADSMEDALARRRFLKAGEALVIPAGHVVTRASITYYVPDSGLHGVLAREREIETLGRDREAQMAAIEAQAHVVFDQEQRVRTLETEIERHRGELAEAQRRRHEAQMAALKASEMAQRVADRQRQIASELEEIGAQMSAESDRRDQAARRLVEIGREIEAATARELALHEECRAAESRLAEQRRAHQQALHEAQEAVYYEKLASNKINELEDLIKVIDQNIGSARQALDGLETELSKLDPGPIEAALHARLAVRQERERALALARNQLEEANAQLHGLDEARLTIERGLEPLRQKLNEARLKEQEARLTMAQFDEQLRQANVDEAALETQLNEKPRASSLQAEITRLHNEIAGLGAVNLAALEELKATRERKSFLDAQSEDLRAAVETLENAIRRIDRETRERLMATFEQVNGHLAELFPTLFGGGQARLVLTGEEILDAGVQVIAQPPGKKNTSIHLLSGGEKALTALALVFSLFQLNPAPFCLLDEVDAPLDDTNTERFCQLVKRMAQQTQFIFISHNKLTMEIAHQLIGITMQEQGVSRVVAVDIEEAMRMRDAAAA is encoded by the coding sequence TTGCGTCTCGCCCACATCAAGCTCGCCGGATTCAAGTCCTTCGTCGATCCTACCCATATTCCCCTGCCCGGCCAGCTCGTCGGCATCGTCGGCCCCAACGGCTGCGGCAAGTCCAACATCATCGACGCCGTGCGCTGGGTGCTGGGAGAGTCGCGCGCCTCTGCGCTGCGCGGCGAAACCATGCAGGACGTGATCTTCAACGGCTCCAGCGAGCGCAAGCCTGTCAGCCGGGCGTCCGTGGAGCTGGTGTTTGACAACAGCCTTGGCAAAGCCGGCGGCCAGTGGTCCCAGTACGCCGAAATTTCGGTCAAGCGGGTGATCGAACGCAACGGCGAGTCTTCCTACTTCATCAACAACATCCACGTGCGCCGGCGCGACGTGCAGGACATCTTTCTCGGAACGGGACTGGGTGCGCGGCCCTACGCCATCATCGAGCAGGGAATGATCTCCCGGATCATCGAGGCGAAGCCCGAGGAGCTGCGGGTATTCCTGGAAGAGGCGGCCGGGGTGTCCAAGTACCGGGAGCGCCGGCGCGAGACCGAGCTGCGGCTGGAGGATGCGCAGGAAAACCTCGCCCGGGTGGATGATATCCGCCAGGAGCTGGAAAAGCAGCTCGTCAGGCTCGAGGAACAAGCCCAGGTGGCGGCTCGTTACCACGAGCTCCAGGAGCGGCTGCGCATGGCCCAGGCGCTCCTGTGGCTCCTGCGCAAGCAGGAGGCGGCCGCCGGTCGGGAGCGCCTCGAACGGGAGATCCAACGCCTGGAGACGGAACTGCAAGGCGAGATCGCCCGGCTGCGGGATGCCGAACGGCATCTGGAGGAGGCGCGGGAGCGCCACTACAGCCTGAGCGACGCGGTGCACGCAGCCCAAGGCGCCCTCTACGAGGCCAACGCCGAAGTGGCGCGGCTCGAGCAGCAGCTCCAGCACCTGCGCGAAAGCCGATCCCGTCTCGAGCACCAGATCAGCGCGACCCGCGCCCAGTTGGAACAACACCAGGGGCAGCTGGAAAACGCCAGAGATGCCCTGGAACATTGGCAAGCGGAGCGGGAGCGGGCCGCCGGCCAGGTACGGGCGCGAGCGGATCGGGCCGAGGCCGAAGGCCGGGACCTGCCTGTGCTGGAGGAAGCCTATCGCGCTGCCCAGGAACGCTTCGCCCAGGCGCAGCGGGAGCGCATGCGGGCGGAGCAGGACCGGCAGGTGGAACAGACCCACCTCACCCATGCTGAACGGGTGCTGGAACAGCTCTCGGCCCGGCACCAGCGCCTGGAGGAAGAACAGCGGGCGCTGCCGCGAGTGGATCCCGAGGAGGCTGTCCGCCGTGAGCAGGAACTGGCGGAAATCGATGCCCAGATCGCGGACCGGCAAGCGGCGCTGGCCCGGGCAACGGAAGCCCTGCCTGCCGCGCAAGCGACGCTGGAAGCGGCCCGCCAGCAGCTCCAAGCGCTGGAGCAGCGGCTCACAGAGGTGGAAGCGCGGCGTGCGGCGCTGGAGCAGTTGCAGAGACGCCTGGAGAACAACGAAAAGCTGACCGCGTGGCTTCGGGAGCGCGGCTTGGACGGCCAGGCGCGGCTTTGGCAGGGCATCGAGGTCTGCGCGGGATGGGAAGATGCTCTCGAGGCAGTTTTGCGGGAGCGCCTAAACGCGGTGGCCTTGGAGGCGTTGGCGGAAGCGAGCCATTGGAGCGACGATCCACCGCCCGGCAAACTGACCTGTTTCGAGCGGGGCGGCAGGCCGGAGGAAGACGCAGGACGCCGAGCGGACCCGACGACCCTGCGTTCCCAAGTGACCTGCCGCGATCCCCGGGTGGCGGCGGCGCTCGATGACTGGCTGGCGGGGGTCTACATCGCGGATTCGATGGAGGACGCTCTAGCGCGCCGCCGCTTCCTCAAGGCGGGAGAGGCCCTGGTGATTCCTGCCGGACATGTGGTGACGCGGGCGAGCATCACGTATTACGTCCCGGACTCCGGACTGCACGGCGTGCTCGCGCGGGAGCGGGAGATCGAGACCCTGGGCCGGGACCGGGAAGCGCAAATGGCGGCGATCGAAGCCCAAGCCCACGTCGTCTTCGACCAAGAGCAGCGGGTGCGGACGCTGGAGACGGAGATCGAGCGCCATCGGGGCGAACTGGCCGAGGCGCAGCGACGCCGGCACGAGGCTCAGATGGCGGCCCTCAAGGCCAGCGAGATGGCGCAACGGGTGGCGGACCGCCAGCGGCAGATCGCCTCGGAGCTGGAGGAGATCGGCGCCCAGATGTCCGCGGAATCCGATCGACGCGACCAAGCGGCGCGTCGGCTGGTGGAGATCGGCAGAGAGATCGAAGCGGCGACTGCCCGGGAGCTTGCCCTGCACGAGGAATGCCGCGCTGCCGAGAGCCGGCTCGCCGAGCAACGGCGCGCCCACCAGCAGGCCCTGCACGAAGCCCAGGAGGCGGTGTATTATGAAAAGCTTGCCTCCAATAAAATCAATGAGCTAGAAGATCTTATTAAGGTTATAGATCAAAATATTGGCTCGGCCCGCCAGGCCCTCGATGGGCTTGAGACGGAGCTCAGCAAGCTCGATCCCGGCCCGATCGAGGCGGCGCTGCATGCTCGCCTGGCGGTGCGACAGGAACGGGAGCGGGCCCTTGCTTTGGCGCGGAATCAATTGGAAGAGGCGAACGCCCAGCTGCATGGCCTCGATGAGGCGCGGCTGACGATCGAACGGGGATTGGAGCCGCTGCGTCAGAAGTTGAACGAAGCGCGGCTGAAGGAACAGGAGGCGCGGCTCACCATGGCCCAGTTCGACGAGCAACTCCGGCAGGCGAACGTCGACGAAGCCGCGCTGGAAACTCAACTGAACGAGAAGCCGCGTGCCTCTTCGCTGCAGGCTGAGATCACGCGGCTTCACAACGAAATCGCAGGGCTCGGGGCGGTCAACCTGGCGGCGTTGGAGGAACTGAAAGCGACGCGGGAGCGGAAGAGCTTCCTCGATGCCCAGTCGGAGGACCTGCGGGCGGCGGTGGAAACCCTGGAGAACGCCATCCGGCGCATCGACCGGGAGACCCGGGAGCGCCTGATGGCCACCTTCGAGCAGGTCAATGGGCACTTGGCAGAGCTGTTCCCGACCCTGTTCGGCGGTGGCCAAGCCCGGCTGGTGTTGACTGGCGAAGAGATCTTGGACGCGGGCGTGCAGGTGATTGCCCAGCCGCCGGGAAAGAAGAACACCTCCATTCACCTGCTCTCCGGCGGTGAGAAGGCGCTCACCGCGCTGGCCTTGGTGTTTTCCCTGTTCCAGCTCAACCCGGCGCCTTTCTGCCTGCTCGACGAGGTGGATGCGCCGCTCGATGACACCAACACCGAGCGCTTCTGCCAGCTGGTCAAGCGGATGGCGCAGCAGACCCAGTTCATCTTCATTAGCCATAACAAGCTCACCATGGAAATCGCTCACCAATTGATCGGCATCACCATGCAGGAGCAGGGCGTCTCTCGGGTCGTGGCGGTGGACATCGAGGAAGCGATGCGGATGCGGGACGCTGCTGCTGCCTAG
- the queF gene encoding preQ(1) synthase: MSTRPSKQLETFPNPAPERDYLIHMEIPEFTCLCPRTGQPDFATLLLDYVPDRLCVELKSLKLYIWSYRDEGAFHEAVTNRILDDLVAATKPRYMRLRARFYVRGGIFTTVEAEHRKKGWKPVAPVPLPEFEKGLSTRG; the protein is encoded by the coding sequence ATGAGCACGCGCCCGTCCAAGCAACTGGAAACGTTTCCCAATCCCGCTCCGGAGCGCGATTATCTGATCCACATGGAGATCCCGGAATTCACCTGCCTGTGTCCCAGGACTGGGCAGCCGGATTTCGCCACGCTGCTGCTCGACTACGTTCCCGACCGGCTGTGCGTGGAGCTGAAGAGCCTGAAGCTCTATATCTGGTCCTACCGCGACGAGGGCGCCTTCCACGAAGCGGTGACCAACCGGATCTTGGACGACCTGGTGGCCGCCACCAAGCCCCGATACATGCGGCTGCGCGCCCGCTTCTACGTGCGCGGCGGCATCTTCACCACGGTGGAGGCGGAGCACCGGAAAAAGGGCTGGAAACCGGTGGCGCCAGTACCGTTGCCTGAGTTTGAAAAAGGGCTCAGCACCCGCGGTTAG
- the dapD gene encoding 2,3,4,5-tetrahydropyridine-2,6-dicarboxylate N-succinyltransferase, giving the protein MKQLQSIIEEAFERRGEITPRNVPTKVHEAVMEVVDLLDKGKLRVAEKIDGRWVTHEWIKKAVLLLFRIEDNSFIKGGFTNYFDKIPSKFAEYNSRDFREGGFRVVPPAAARKGAYIAANVVLMPSYVNIGAYVDEGTMVDTWATVGSCAQIGKNVHLAGGVGIGGVLEPVQANPTIIEDNCFIGARSEIVEGVIVEEGAVIGTGVFLSQSTKILNRETGEILYGRVPAGSVVVSGSLPSPDGKYSLYCAVIVKQVDAKTRAKTSINELLRGI; this is encoded by the coding sequence ATGAAACAACTTCAGAGCATTATCGAGGAAGCATTTGAGCGCCGCGGCGAGATCACGCCGCGCAACGTTCCGACCAAGGTTCATGAGGCCGTCATGGAAGTGGTCGACCTGCTCGATAAGGGAAAGCTGCGGGTCGCCGAAAAGATCGACGGCCGATGGGTGACCCACGAATGGATCAAGAAGGCGGTGCTGCTCCTGTTTCGCATCGAGGACAACAGCTTCATCAAGGGCGGCTTCACCAATTACTTCGACAAGATCCCGTCCAAATTCGCCGAGTACAATTCCCGCGACTTCCGTGAAGGCGGCTTCCGCGTGGTTCCGCCGGCGGCGGCCCGGAAGGGCGCGTACATCGCGGCCAACGTGGTGCTGATGCCCTCCTACGTCAACATCGGCGCCTACGTGGACGAGGGCACCATGGTGGATACGTGGGCCACCGTGGGCTCCTGCGCCCAGATCGGCAAGAACGTCCACTTGGCGGGCGGAGTGGGCATCGGGGGCGTGCTGGAGCCGGTCCAGGCGAATCCCACCATCATCGAGGACAACTGCTTCATCGGTGCCCGCTCCGAAATCGTGGAAGGCGTCATCGTCGAGGAAGGTGCGGTGATCGGCACCGGCGTGTTCCTCTCTCAGAGCACCAAGATCTTGAATCGGGAGACGGGCGAGATCCTCTACGGACGGGTGCCCGCGGGCTCGGTGGTGGTGTCGGGCAGTCTGCCCTCACCAGACGGCAAGTACAGCCTTTACTGCGCCGTGATCGTGAAGCAGGTGGACGCCAAGACCCGCGCCAAGACCAGTATCAACGAGTTGCTACGGGGCATCTAG